The following coding sequences lie in one Bacteroides helcogenes P 36-108 genomic window:
- the rpoB gene encoding DNA-directed RNA polymerase subunit beta: MSSNTVNQRVNFASTKNPLEYPDFLEVQLKSFKDFLQLDTPPEKRRNEGLYKVFAENFPIADTRNNFVLEFLDYYIDPPRYTIDECIERGLTYSVPLKAKLKLYCTDPDHEDFDTVIQDVFLGPIPYMTDKATFVINGAERVVVSQLHRSPGVFFGQSVHANGTKLYSARIIPFKGSWIEFATDINNVMYAYIDRKKKLPVTTLLRAIGFENDKDILEIFNLAEDVKVNKTNLKKIVGRKLAARVLKTWIEDFVDEDTGEVVSIERNEVVIDRETVIESEHVDIILESGVQNILVHKEEPNQSDYSIIYNTLQKDPSNSEKEAVLYIYRQLRNADPADDASAREVINNLFFSEKRYDLGDVGRYRINKKLNLTTDMDVRVLTKEDIIEIIKYLIELINSKADVDDIDHLSNRRVRTVGEQLSNQFAIGLARMSRTIRERMNVRDNEVFTPIDLINAKTISSVINSFFGTNALSQFMDQTNPLAEITHKRRMSALGPGGLSRERAGFEVRDVHYTHYGRLCPIETPEGPNIGLISSLCVFAKINELGFIETPYRKVENGKVDLSDEGLVYLTAEEEEAKIIAQGNAPLNDDGTFIRDKVKARQDADYPVVTPDEVELMDVSPQQIASIAASLIPFLEHDDANRALMGSNMMRQAVPLLKSEAPVVGTGIERQLARDSRTQITAEGDGVIDFVDATTIRILYDRTEEEEFVSFEPALKEYNIPKWRRTNQNMTIDLRPICEKGQRVTAGQILTEGYSTEDGELALGKNLLVAYMPWKGYNYEDAIVLNERVVREDLLTSIHVEEYSLEVRETKRGMEELTSDIPNVSEEATKDLDENGIVRVGARIEPGDILIGKITPKGESDPSPEEKLLRAIFGDKAGDVKDASLKASPSLKGVIIGKRLFSRVIKTRSSKLADKALLPKIDDEFDGKIAELKKILVNKLLKLTENYTSEGVKDYMGADVISKGAKFSASDFSDLDFTAIQLSNWTKDEHTNGLIRALVMNFIKKYKELDAELKRKKFAITIGDELPAGIIQMAKVYIAKKRKIGVGDKMAGRHGNKGIVSRVVRQEDMPFLADGTPVDIVLNPLGVPSRMNIGQIFEAVLGRAGKKLGVKFATPIFDGASLDDLNEWTDKAGLPRYGKTTLYDGGTGEAFEQQATVGVTYMLKLGHMVEDKMHARSIGPYSLITQQPLGGKAQFGGQRFGEMEVWALEAFGAAHILQEILTIKSDDVVGRSKAYEAIVKGEPMPTPGIPESLNVLLHELRGLGLSINLE, from the coding sequence ATGTCTTCAAATACTGTAAATCAAAGAGTTAATTTTGCTTCGACTAAGAATCCGCTTGAATATCCGGATTTTCTGGAAGTACAATTGAAGTCATTCAAAGACTTTTTACAACTGGATACCCCACCCGAGAAGCGTAGGAATGAGGGACTGTATAAAGTATTTGCTGAAAACTTCCCTATTGCCGATACAAGAAATAATTTTGTTCTTGAGTTTTTGGACTACTATATTGATCCGCCGCGCTATACAATTGATGAATGTATAGAGCGAGGGCTTACATATAGTGTGCCTTTAAAGGCAAAATTGAAATTATATTGTACCGACCCTGACCATGAGGATTTTGATACGGTCATCCAAGATGTATTCCTTGGTCCTATTCCTTACATGACGGATAAAGCGACATTTGTCATCAACGGTGCGGAGCGTGTTGTTGTATCTCAGCTTCATCGTTCACCGGGTGTGTTCTTTGGACAGAGCGTACATGCCAACGGAACCAAGTTGTACTCAGCTCGTATTATCCCCTTCAAGGGATCATGGATTGAGTTTGCTACTGACATAAATAATGTTATGTATGCCTACATTGACCGTAAAAAGAAATTGCCTGTAACAACGTTGTTGAGAGCTATCGGTTTTGAGAATGATAAGGATATTCTCGAAATCTTTAATTTGGCTGAAGACGTAAAGGTGAACAAAACGAATCTAAAGAAGATTGTTGGTCGTAAATTGGCTGCACGTGTCTTGAAAACATGGATTGAGGATTTTGTAGATGAAGATACTGGTGAAGTCGTTTCTATTGAGCGTAACGAAGTAGTTATTGATCGTGAAACCGTAATTGAGTCGGAGCATGTTGATATTATATTAGAGTCGGGCGTTCAGAATATCCTCGTACACAAGGAGGAACCGAACCAGTCTGATTACTCCATTATATATAATACCCTGCAGAAAGATCCGAGTAATTCGGAAAAAGAAGCTGTACTTTACATCTACCGTCAGTTGCGTAATGCAGATCCGGCAGATGATGCCAGTGCACGCGAGGTTATCAATAACCTGTTTTTCTCGGAAAAGAGATATGACCTGGGTGATGTAGGCCGTTATCGTATCAACAAGAAATTGAACTTGACGACTGATATGGACGTGCGAGTTCTCACCAAAGAAGATATTATTGAGATCATCAAATATCTTATCGAGTTGATTAACTCAAAGGCGGACGTGGATGATATCGACCATTTGAGCAACCGTCGTGTACGTACAGTAGGCGAACAGTTGTCCAACCAGTTTGCTATCGGTTTGGCACGCATGTCACGTACCATCCGTGAGCGTATGAACGTTCGTGACAATGAGGTCTTTACCCCGATTGATTTGATTAACGCCAAGACTATATCTTCTGTTATCAACTCTTTCTTCGGAACAAATGCATTGTCACAATTCATGGATCAGACCAATCCGTTGGCTGAGATCACTCACAAGCGTCGTATGTCTGCTTTGGGGCCCGGTGGTTTGTCACGCGAACGTGCCGGTTTCGAGGTACGTGACGTACACTATACACACTATGGCCGTCTTTGTCCGATTGAGACTCCTGAAGGTCCGAATATTGGTTTGATTTCTTCGCTTTGTGTTTTTGCTAAAATCAATGAACTCGGTTTCATTGAGACGCCTTACCGCAAGGTGGAAAATGGTAAAGTGGATCTTTCTGATGAAGGATTGGTTTATTTGACTGCGGAGGAAGAAGAAGCTAAGATTATAGCTCAGGGTAATGCACCTTTGAATGATGATGGCACGTTTATTCGTGACAAAGTGAAAGCTCGTCAGGATGCCGACTATCCAGTAGTCACTCCGGATGAAGTGGAACTGATGGATGTATCTCCCCAACAAATCGCTTCTATTGCAGCTTCTTTGATTCCTTTCCTTGAACATGACGATGCTAACCGTGCGCTGATGGGATCAAATATGATGCGTCAGGCAGTTCCTTTGTTGAAGAGTGAAGCACCGGTAGTAGGTACAGGTATTGAACGTCAGTTAGCACGTGATTCCCGTACGCAGATCACTGCTGAGGGAGATGGCGTGATTGATTTTGTTGATGCTACGACTATCCGCATTTTGTATGATCGTACGGAGGAAGAAGAGTTTGTAAGCTTTGAGCCTGCATTGAAAGAATATAATATTCCTAAATGGCGTCGGACTAATCAGAACATGACTATCGATCTTCGTCCGATTTGTGAGAAGGGACAACGTGTAACGGCAGGGCAGATTTTGACTGAAGGTTATTCAACCGAAGACGGAGAATTGGCTTTGGGTAAGAACTTACTGGTTGCCTATATGCCTTGGAAGGGATATAATTATGAGGATGCCATTGTCTTGAATGAACGAGTGGTTCGCGAAGACCTTTTGACTTCTATACACGTAGAAGAGTATTCTCTGGAGGTTCGTGAAACCAAACGAGGTATGGAAGAATTGACTTCTGATATCCCTAATGTAAGTGAGGAAGCTACGAAAGATTTGGATGAGAATGGTATTGTGCGTGTAGGGGCGCGTATCGAACCGGGTGATATCCTTATCGGTAAGATTACTCCGAAAGGAGAGTCCGATCCTTCTCCGGAAGAAAAGCTGCTCCGTGCCATCTTTGGTGATAAAGCAGGTGATGTGAAAGACGCTTCTTTGAAGGCCTCTCCTTCTTTGAAAGGTGTGATTATTGGAAAGCGTCTGTTCTCTCGAGTTATCAAGACTCGTAGTTCCAAATTGGCGGATAAGGCTCTATTGCCAAAGATTGACGATGAATTCGATGGAAAGATTGCTGAATTAAAGAAGATTTTGGTCAATAAACTGTTGAAGCTAACTGAAAACTATACTTCGGAAGGAGTAAAAGACTATATGGGTGCTGATGTCATTTCCAAAGGGGCTAAGTTCTCTGCTTCAGATTTTAGTGATTTGGATTTCACTGCTATTCAATTAAGTAATTGGACCAAGGATGAACATACTAATGGTTTGATCCGCGCATTGGTGATGAATTTTATCAAGAAATACAAAGAACTTGATGCTGAACTGAAGCGTAAGAAGTTTGCTATTACCATTGGTGATGAATTGCCTGCGGGTATCATTCAAATGGCGAAAGTTTATATTGCTAAGAAGCGTAAGATTGGTGTGGGTGATAAAATGGCTGGTCGTCATGGTAATAAGGGTATTGTTTCTCGTGTAGTACGTCAAGAGGATATGCCATTCTTGGCTGATGGTACTCCGGTGGATATCGTCTTAAATCCGTTGGGTGTGCCTTCGCGTATGAATATCGGGCAGATTTTTGAAGCTGTTTTGGGACGTGCCGGTAAGAAGTTGGGTGTGAAATTTGCTACTCCTATTTTTGACGGTGCTTCATTGGATGATCTGAATGAATGGACTGATAAGGCAGGTCTTCCCCGTTATGGTAAAACGACGTTATATGATGGCGGTACGGGTGAGGCTTTCGAACAGCAAGCAACTGTCGGTGTGACTTATATGTTGAAACTTGGACATATGGTCGAAGATAAGATGCATGCACGTTCCATCGGCCCGTACTCACTTATTACACAACAGCCTTTGGGCGGTAAAGCACAATTCGGTGGTCAGCGTTTTGGAGAAATGGAAGTTTGGGCACTCGAAGCTTTCGGCGCCGCACACATCTTGCAGGAAATCTTGACTATTAAGTCCGATGATGTTGTAGGACGTTCCAAGGCTTATGAAGCAATTGTAAAGGGTGAGCCAATGCCCACTCCGGGTATTCCTGAATCATTGAATGTGTTGTTGCATGAGTTGAGAGGTTTGGGCTTGAGTATCAACCTTGAATAA
- the rpoC gene encoding DNA-directed RNA polymerase subunit beta' — MAFRKDNKIKSNFSKISIGLASPEEILENSSGEVLKPETINYRTYKPERDGLFCERIFGPIKDYECHCGKYKRIRYKGIVCDRCGVEVTEKKVRRERMGHIQLVVPVAHIWYFRSLPNKIGYLLGLPTKKLDAIIYYERYVVIQPGILSDEIAQYDLLEEGEYLDLLEKLPKDNQFLEDSDPNKFIAKMGAEAIYDLLARLDLDALSYELRHRAGSDASQQRKSEALKRLQVVESFRASRGRNKPEWMIVRIVPVIPPELRPLVPLDGGRFATSDLNDLYRRVIIRNNRLKRLIEIKAPEVILRNEKRMLQEAVDSLFDNSRKSSAVKTDANRPLKSLSDSLKGKQGRFRQNLLGKRVDYSARSVIVVGPELRMGECGIPKLMAAELYKPFIIRKLIERGIVKTVKSAKKIVDRKEPVIWDILEHVMKGHPVLLNRAPTLHRLGIQAFQPKMIEGKAIQLHPLACTAFNADFDGDQMAVHLPLSNDAILEAQMLMLQSHNILNPANGAPITVPAQDMVLGLYYITKLRKGAKGEGLIFYGPEEALIAYNEGRVDIHAPVSVIVKDVDESGNIVNKMMHDTSVGRVIVNEIVPAEAGYINTIISKKSLRDIISHVIKVCGVAKAADFLDGIKNLGYYMAFKGGLSFNLGDIIIPEEKEALVQKGYEEVEQVINNYNMGFITNNERYNQVIDIWTHVNSELSNILMKTISSDDQGFNSVYMMLDSGARGSKEQIRQLSGMRGLMAKPQKAGAEGGQIIENPILSNFKEGLSVLEYFISTHGARKGLADTALKTADAGYLTRRLVDVSHDVIINEEDCGTLRGLVCTALKNNDEVIATLYERILGRVSVHDIVHPTTGELIVAGGEEITEDVAQKIEDSPIESVEIRSVLTCESKKGVCAKCYGRNLASSRMVQKGEAVGVIAAQSIGEPGTQLTLRTFHAGGTAANIAANASIVAKNPARLEFEELRTVDVIDEAGEPAKVVVGRLAEVRFVDVNTGIVLSTHNVPYGSTLYATDGEMVEKGKLIARWDPFNAVIITEATGKIEFEGVIENVTYKVESDESTGLREIIIIESKDKTKVPTAHIMTEDGELIRTYNLPVGGHVVVEDGEKVKAGEVIVKIPRAVGKAGDITGGLPRVTELFEARNPSNPAVVSEIDGEVTMGKVKRGNREIIVTSKTGEIKKYLVPLSKQILVQENDYVRAGTPLSDGATTPADILAIKGPTAVQEYIVNEVQDVYRLQGVKINDKHFEIIVRQMMRKVEIDEPGDTRFLEQQIVDKLEFMEENDRIWGKKVVLDAGDSQNMQAGQIVTARKLRDENSMLKRRDLKPVEVRDAVPATSTQILQGITRAALQTSSFMSAASFQETTKVLNEAAINGKIDRLEGMKENVICGHLIPAGTGQREFEKIIVGSKEEYDRMLANKKTVLDYAVDEKEE; from the coding sequence ATGGCTTTTAGAAAAGATAACAAGATAAAGAGTAATTTCTCGAAAATCTCTATCGGTTTGGCTTCTCCCGAAGAAATCCTTGAGAACTCGAGTGGTGAAGTTTTAAAGCCTGAAACCATCAACTATCGTACATATAAGCCTGAACGTGACGGCTTGTTCTGCGAGCGTATCTTTGGTCCTATCAAGGATTATGAGTGTCATTGTGGTAAATATAAACGTATTCGTTATAAGGGTATAGTTTGCGACCGTTGTGGCGTGGAAGTAACAGAAAAGAAAGTACGCCGTGAGCGTATGGGACATATTCAGTTGGTTGTTCCGGTAGCTCATATTTGGTATTTCCGTTCACTTCCTAATAAAATTGGTTACTTGTTGGGATTGCCCACCAAGAAGCTGGACGCTATCATTTATTACGAGCGTTATGTTGTTATTCAGCCGGGTATTTTATCTGATGAGATAGCACAATATGATTTGCTTGAAGAAGGAGAATATTTGGATCTTTTGGAAAAATTGCCGAAAGATAATCAATTCCTGGAAGATTCGGATCCCAATAAGTTTATTGCCAAGATGGGAGCTGAGGCAATCTATGATTTACTCGCCCGTCTTGATCTTGATGCTTTGTCTTATGAGTTGCGTCACCGGGCTGGAAGTGATGCTTCCCAGCAACGAAAGAGCGAAGCTTTGAAGCGTCTTCAGGTGGTTGAATCTTTCCGTGCATCTCGTGGACGTAACAAACCTGAATGGATGATTGTACGTATTGTACCCGTTATTCCGCCTGAACTTAGACCGTTGGTTCCATTGGATGGTGGTCGTTTCGCAACTTCAGATTTGAATGATCTTTATCGTCGTGTTATTATTCGTAACAACCGTCTGAAAAGATTGATTGAAATCAAAGCTCCGGAAGTAATTTTGCGTAATGAGAAGCGCATGTTACAGGAAGCTGTTGATTCATTGTTTGATAACTCCCGTAAGTCAAGTGCGGTGAAGACTGATGCTAATCGTCCGTTGAAGTCTCTTTCTGATAGCTTGAAAGGTAAGCAGGGACGTTTTCGTCAAAACCTGTTGGGTAAACGTGTTGACTACTCTGCACGTTCGGTAATCGTTGTTGGACCGGAATTGAGAATGGGAGAGTGCGGTATTCCTAAATTGATGGCTGCTGAACTTTATAAACCGTTTATTATCCGTAAACTGATTGAACGTGGCATTGTAAAGACTGTGAAGAGTGCCAAGAAGATTGTGGACCGTAAGGAACCTGTTATTTGGGACATTTTGGAACATGTTATGAAAGGTCATCCGGTATTGCTAAACCGTGCCCCGACACTTCACCGTTTAGGTATTCAGGCATTTCAACCTAAGATGATTGAAGGTAAAGCTATTCAGCTTCATCCGTTAGCATGTACGGCATTTAATGCTGACTTCGATGGTGACCAGATGGCTGTTCATTTGCCTTTGAGTAATGATGCTATTCTGGAAGCACAGATGTTAATGCTCCAATCACATAATATTTTGAATCCTGCTAACGGAGCCCCTATCACTGTACCTGCTCAAGATATGGTTCTTGGTTTGTATTATATCACTAAGCTGCGTAAAGGTGCAAAAGGTGAGGGATTGATTTTTTATGGTCCTGAAGAAGCTCTTATTGCATATAATGAAGGTAGAGTGGATATTCATGCTCCGGTCAGCGTTATTGTAAAGGATGTTGATGAAAGTGGTAATATTGTGAACAAGATGATGCATGATACATCTGTAGGACGTGTTATTGTAAATGAAATTGTTCCCGCAGAAGCTGGGTATATCAATACAATTATTTCTAAAAAATCACTTCGCGATATTATCAGCCATGTAATTAAAGTATGTGGTGTTGCTAAGGCTGCTGACTTCCTTGATGGAATAAAAAATCTCGGTTACTATATGGCCTTTAAAGGTGGTTTGTCATTCAACTTGGGTGATATCATCATTCCGGAAGAGAAGGAAGCATTGGTTCAGAAAGGTTACGAAGAGGTGGAGCAGGTTATCAATAACTATAATATGGGATTCATCACCAATAACGAACGCTACAATCAGGTAATTGACATTTGGACACATGTAAACTCTGAATTGTCTAATATTCTGATGAAAACAATCTCAAGTGATGACCAAGGTTTTAACTCTGTGTATATGATGTTGGATTCTGGTGCTCGTGGTTCTAAGGAGCAGATTCGTCAGCTTTCCGGAATGCGTGGTTTGATGGCAAAACCGCAAAAAGCTGGAGCTGAGGGTGGTCAGATCATTGAAAATCCTATTCTTTCTAACTTTAAGGAGGGTCTGTCGGTGTTGGAGTACTTTATATCTACCCACGGCGCTCGTAAGGGCTTGGCTGATACAGCTTTGAAAACAGCCGATGCCGGATATTTGACTCGTCGTTTGGTGGATGTTTCTCATGATGTGATTATTAATGAGGAAGATTGTGGTACGCTCCGAGGATTGGTTTGTACAGCTTTGAAGAATAATGATGAGGTGATCGCTACTTTGTATGAGCGCATTCTTGGTCGTGTCTCGGTACATGATATTGTCCATCCTACAACGGGCGAATTGATTGTTGCCGGTGGAGAAGAAATTACTGAGGATGTTGCACAGAAGATTGAAGACTCTCCGATAGAGAGTGTCGAAATTCGTTCTGTATTGACTTGTGAATCTAAGAAAGGTGTCTGCGCTAAGTGCTATGGTCGTAATTTGGCTTCCAGTCGCATGGTTCAAAAGGGCGAAGCTGTTGGTGTGATTGCTGCGCAGTCCATTGGAGAGCCGGGTACACAGTTGACATTACGTACTTTCCACGCCGGTGGTACGGCTGCTAATATTGCTGCTAATGCAAGTATTGTGGCTAAAAATCCTGCACGTTTGGAATTCGAAGAGCTTCGTACAGTAGATGTAATTGATGAAGCAGGTGAACCTGCTAAGGTGGTAGTTGGCCGTTTGGCCGAAGTTCGCTTTGTGGATGTGAATACGGGTATTGTGCTTTCTACACATAATGTACCCTATGGTTCAACATTATATGCAACTGACGGTGAAATGGTAGAAAAGGGCAAGTTGATTGCTCGTTGGGATCCGTTTAATGCAGTTATTATTACTGAAGCAACTGGTAAAATTGAATTCGAGGGTGTAATTGAAAACGTAACCTATAAGGTGGAATCTGATGAATCTACCGGTTTACGTGAAATCATCATCATCGAATCTAAAGATAAGACGAAAGTACCTACTGCTCATATTATGACAGAAGATGGTGAGTTGATCCGTACTTATAATTTACCTGTGGGTGGTCATGTGGTAGTTGAAGATGGAGAGAAAGTAAAAGCCGGTGAAGTTATCGTGAAGATTCCGCGTGCTGTAGGTAAGGCAGGTGATATTACAGGTGGTCTTCCTCGTGTTACTGAATTGTTCGAAGCTCGTAATCCTTCTAATCCGGCTGTAGTTTCTGAAATTGACGGTGAGGTTACAATGGGTAAGGTGAAGCGTGGTAATCGTGAAATCATTGTTACTTCCAAGACAGGTGAGATTAAGAAATATCTTGTACCGTTATCTAAGCAGATTCTGGTACAGGAGAATGACTATGTACGTGCTGGTACTCCGTTGTCTGATGGTGCTACTACACCTGCTGATATTCTCGCAATCAAAGGTCCTACGGCTGTACAAGAATATATCGTGAATGAAGTACAAGACGTATACCGTCTGCAAGGTGTGAAGATCAATGATAAGCATTTTGAAATTATTGTTCGTCAAATGATGCGTAAGGTCGAGATTGATGAGCCGGGAGATACTCGTTTCTTGGAGCAACAAATTGTGGACAAACTGGAATTTATGGAGGAAAATGATCGTATTTGGGGAAAAAAGGTCGTTCTTGATGCAGGAGATTCACAAAACATGCAGGCTGGTCAAATTGTTACAGCTCGTAAGCTTCGTGATGAGAATTCCATGTTGAAACGTCGTGACTTAAAACCTGTGGAAGTACGTGATGCAGTACCTGCCACCTCTACACAGATTCTTCAAGGTATTACACGTGCAGCTTTGCAAACTTCAAGCTTCATGTCTGCTGCTTCTTTCCAGGAAACAACGAAAGTGCTTAATGAAGCTGCTATTAATGGGAAAATTGACCGTTTGGAAGGAATGAAAGAGAATGTTATTTGCGGCCATTTGATCCCTGCTGGTACAGGACAGCGTGAGTTTGAGAAAATTATCGTTGGTTCTAAAGAGGAATACGATCGTATGCTTGCTAATAAGAAAACGGTACTTGATTATGCTGTAGATGAAAAAGAAGAATAA
- a CDS encoding DUF3467 domain-containing protein — translation MKSQENNNAQLQIELKEEVAQGTYANLAIITHSSSEFILDFVRVLPGMPKAGVQSRIVLAPEHAKRLMRALEENIGKYECAFGTIRMPDEQLLSPLPNIKGEA, via the coding sequence ATGAAAAGTCAGGAAAACAACAATGCTCAGTTGCAAATAGAACTGAAAGAAGAAGTAGCGCAAGGAACATACGCTAATCTTGCTATTATTACCCATTCAAGTTCAGAGTTTATTCTGGATTTTGTACGTGTGCTGCCAGGCATGCCTAAAGCAGGAGTGCAATCACGAATCGTGTTGGCTCCGGAGCATGCCAAACGTTTGATGCGCGCACTTGAAGAAAATATCGGTAAATATGAATGTGCCTTTGGAACGATCCGCATGCCGGATGAACAGTTGCTCTCACCATTGCCCAATATTAAAGGGGAGGCATAA
- the rpsL gene encoding 30S ribosomal protein S12, producing MPTIQQLVRKGREVLVEKSKSPALDSCPQRRGVCVRVYTTTPKKPNSAMRKVARVRLTNGKEVNSYIPGEGHNLQEHSIVLVRGGRVKDLPGVRYHIVRGTLDTAGVAGRTQRRSKYGAKRPKPGQAAPAKKK from the coding sequence ATGCCTACAATTCAACAATTAGTAAGAAAAGGGCGCGAGGTATTGGTTGAGAAAAGTAAATCTCCTGCCTTGGATTCTTGTCCTCAAAGACGTGGCGTTTGCGTGAGAGTGTACACAACCACTCCGAAAAAACCGAATTCAGCTATGCGTAAAGTCGCTCGTGTGCGTTTGACTAACGGTAAAGAGGTTAACTCTTATATTCCGGGAGAAGGTCACAATTTGCAAGAACACTCCATTGTATTGGTTCGTGGTGGCCGTGTGAAAGACCTTCCGGGTGTACGTTATCACATTGTTCGTGGTACATTGGATACAGCAGGTGTAGCAGGTCGTACTCAAAGACGTTCAAAATATGGTGCAAAACGTCCGAAGCCAGGTCAAGCAGCTCCTGCTAAAAAGAAATAA
- the rpsG gene encoding 30S ribosomal protein S7, which translates to MRKSKPKKRVILPDPVFSDVKVSKFVNHLMYDGKKNTSYEIFYAALETVKNKMQNEEKSALEIWKKALDNVTPQVEVKSRRVGGATFQVPTEIRPDRKESISMKNLILFARKRGGKSMADKLAAEIMDAFNEQGGAYKRKEDMHRMAEANRAFAHFRF; encoded by the coding sequence ATGAGAAAATCAAAACCGAAAAAACGCGTTATCCTTCCGGATCCCGTGTTTAGTGATGTGAAAGTTTCCAAATTCGTGAATCATCTGATGTATGATGGTAAGAAGAATACTTCTTATGAAATCTTTTATGCTGCATTGGAAACTGTAAAAAATAAAATGCAGAATGAAGAGAAGTCTGCTCTTGAAATTTGGAAAAAAGCATTGGATAACGTAACTCCTCAAGTGGAAGTAAAGTCTCGCCGTGTAGGTGGTGCTACTTTTCAGGTTCCTACAGAAATCCGTCCTGATCGTAAAGAATCAATTTCGATGAAGAATTTGATCCTCTTTGCACGTAAGCGTGGTGGTAAATCAATGGCCGACAAATTGGCTGCTGAAATCATGGATGCTTTCAATGAACAGGGGGGAGCTTATAAGCGTAAAGAAGATATGCACAGAATGGCTGAAGCTAATCGTGCATTTGCTCATTTTAGATTCTAA